In Porites lutea chromosome 1, jaPorLute2.1, whole genome shotgun sequence, a single genomic region encodes these proteins:
- the LOC140948904 gene encoding uncharacterized protein isoform X2, translating to MAASFQPPSHLFERNISLNDLDLALNVREIVRKDVVVPAEATKHRHLGSSTSYSLVLPSFQNLEEEFRKFVFSFLVDGHILRELETARRLNWCGALCRMVTVNTLGDGNCLMHAASIGMWAVNDRYQTLRKTVYEALVEDVEGFYHGRWKSEEQRQILLNHIGGYERSEEQWSHEWEEVIRHISQTEFPYGPNGAQFGSLEEIHIFVLANILRRTIIVVSDETLRGHFGDSYAPINFGGVYLPLLWDSVDCVKSPLVIGYADGHFTAVVSIEDGKLDLDLENQVSPSVISPIHAVPLVKYDGTPLNVHFLYDDEVPLASDRLRQYLDCARVPFAVNPEEPRSHILVAKLHFVEQPTCIKDLIEGYFAKAREEYSRASRNRQLSPQFQPGTQQPALQIVRCQTEGCEFFGSTETGNRCSKCLNEHLRCLGTASEPRAHVPPGQIPTGQQPNPPTARASSLSMNLPPANSARCSTTGCKYTAVANRGGLCERCFEAERSAEELAASMNHVTLASAKPCANQKNGCEFYGLPQHHDLCSRCYRSFCVRMESTLGVSSPTGLPPPSPTATPANMCKTQGCPFPAVPALFDMCVECYTKCIHSFITSEGRSVGTAAKISPHLPPPPPPPQKKMSLPTGAGKKGVLCASPGCVNEGVFQYCDLCPECYQRKSGPSLQTRTNPVVVPTTSAASAANVSGTQPPVSTLSLSATVASVRHLPSASPRAGGHYCSNPTCLNEIVEQGKFVCSRCESWLASLPHVVPPASLQLLRRPVDVGATGGSTATSTPQAQQTPTNSSAFAFPVPTSSQEIRTSHQATAATGIVNSSTSAQGNKCINGCQKPPVEDTGLCEQCYLTALQFELNREPVRQPKRQQSVTPPITSSSQVEQRNINTLSSSARSAQPTATSAAAKKGASVTSMPCTSTGCLRFGTPEKNGYCDECFLKVRRVQPSAPTFKGSQQHSSRSMEPIPRMVGNFVPSSCPLKDPVQVCQTQSPPYGARVRRHDAYSGNAEDDVHGRKCRGTNCKLFGTPETNGYCSRCFLESTIPQSGPASIPDFPSEVSFLSLPSDHSLPERCRVTGCDNFAAFDRHGHCDDCFKRFYPEVIYREKFTQRQISEISGGSN from the exons ATGGCTGCCAGTTTTCAACCTCCAAGCCATTTGTTTGAGCGCAACATCTCCCTCAATGATTTGGATTTAGCTTTGAACGTGCGAGAAATCGTACGAAAAGATGTCGTGGTACCGGCAGAGGCCACCAAGCACCGCCATCTCGGCTCTTCGACGAGCTACTCATTGGTTCTACCATCGTTTCAAAACTTAGAAGAGGAGTTTCGCAAGTTCGTGTTCAGCTTTCTCGTAGATGGCCACATTCTAAGGGAACTGGAGACGGCGAGAAGGCTGAATTGGTGCGGTGCATTATGTCGTATGGTGACTGTTAACACCCTGGGTGATGGGAATTGTTTAATGCATGCTGCCTCCATTGGTATGTGGGCTGTAAATGATCGTTATCAAACTCTGAGGAAAACTGTCTACGAAGCTCTTGTGGAGGACGTGGAAG GGTTTTATCATGGCCGCTGGAAATCTGAGGAACAACGTCAGATTTTATTAAATCATATTGGTGGATATGAACGTTCAGAAGAACAGTGGAGTCATGAATGGGAGGAAGTTATACGGCATATCTCACAGACTGAATTTCCTTATGGTCCAAATGGTGCACAGTTTGGAAGCCTCGAAGAAATTCACATATTTGTGTTAGCCAATATTCTCCGTCGCACTATAATAGTAGTCTCAGATGAGACGCTTAGAGGGCACTTTGGAGATTCATATGCACCAATTAACTTTGGAGGTGTCTATTTACCCCTGCTTTGGGACTCTGTTGACTGTGTAAAAAGTCCATTGGTTATTGGCTATGCTGATGGCCATTTTACAGCAGTTGTGAGTATTGAAGATGGAAAATTGGATCTTGACCTTGAAAATCAGGTGTCTCCAAGTGTGATTAGCCCTATACATGCAGTACCGTTGGTGAAATATGATGGAACACCCTTAAATGTTCACTTCCTCTATGATGATGAGGTACCACTTGCTAGTGATCGTCTTCGTCAGTACTTAGATTGTGCCAGAGTACCATTTGCCGTCAACCCAGAGGAGCCGAGGTCTCACATTCTTGTTGCAAAATTACATTTTGTGGAACAGCCTACTTGCATAAAAGATCTCATTGAAGGATACTTTGCAAAGGCAAGAGAGGAATACAGTCGAGCTTCCAGGAACAGACAACTAAGTCCACAGTTTCAGCCAGGTACCCAACAGCCAGCCCTACAAATTGTTCGTTGCCAAACTGAGGGTTGTGAGTTCTTTGGTTCCACTGAAACTGGCAACCGCTGCTCCAAGTGTCTTAATGAGCATCTGAGGTGCTTAGGAACGGCATCAGAGCCAAGAGCTCATGTTCCGCCAGGACAGATTCCCACAGGGCAGCAGCCGAATCCTCCTACTGCAAGAGCGAGTTCACTGTCCATGAATCTCCCACCTGCAAATTCTGCCAGATGCAGCACCACTGGTTGCAAGTATACAGCGGTCGCCAACCGAGGTGGTCTTTGTGAAAGGTGCTTTGAAGCTGAGAGGAGTGCTGAAGAATTGGCAGCAAGTATGAATCATGTGACTTTGGCATCAGCAAAGCCCTGTGCTAATCAGAAGAATGGATGTGAGTTCTATGGATTACCGCAACATCATGACTTGTGTTCCAGATGCTACAGATCCTTCTGTGTTCGCATGGAGAGTACTTTGGGAGTGAGCTCACCAACTGGTTTACCACCTCCTAGCCCTACAGCAACACCAGCCAACATGTGCAAGACCCAGGGCTGCCCTTTTCCAGCTGTCCCTGCGCTTTTTGACATGTGTGTTGAATGTTATACTAAatgcattcattcattcatcacATCTGAAGGCAGATCGGTTGGAACAGCTGCAAAGATAAGTCCACATCttccaccacctccaccaccaccacagaAAAAGATGTCATTGCCTACAGGGGCAGGAAAGAAAGGTGTGTTGTGTGCTTCACCTGGCTGCGTCAATGAAGGAGTATTTCAGTATTGTGATTTGTGTCCAGAATGCTATCAGAGAAAGTCAGGTCCCTCTCTACAGACGAGGACCAATCCAGTTGTTGTTCCAACCACATCTGCTGCTTCAGCAGCTAATGTTTCAGGGACTCAACCTCCCGTGAGTACTTTGTCATTATCAGCAACAGTTGCTTCAGTGCGTCACCTCCCATCAGCATCACCAAGAGCTGGTGGGCATTACTGCTCTAACCCTACCTGCCTTAATGAAATAGTTGAACAAGGAAAATTTGTATGTTCAAGATGTGAAAGTTGGCTTGCTAGTTTGCCACATGTTGTTCCCCCTGCAAGTTTACAGCTGCTAAGGAGGCCAGTTGATGTGGGAGCCACAGGAGGTTCAACAGCCACAAGTACGCCCCAGGCCCAACAGACACCTACTAATTCTAGTGCTTTTGCATTTCCTGTACCAACTTCATCTCAGGAGATAAGAACCTCCCATCAGGCTACTGCAGCTACTGGAATTGTAAACTCATCCACATCAGCTCAAGGTAATAAATGCATCAATGGATGTCAGAAGCCACCAGTTGAAGACACTGGCCTGTGTGAGCAATGCTACCTTACTGCTCTTCAGTTTGAACTCAACAGAGAACCCGTACGACAGCCAAAAAGGCAGCAAAGTGTTACACCACCAATAACTTCTAGCAGTCAG GTGGAGCAAAGAAATATCAATACCCTATCCAGCTCTGCTAGAAGTGCTCAACCAACTGCGACATCAGCGGCGGCTAAAAAGGGGGCCTCAGTGACCTCAATGCCATGCACTTCAACCGGATGTCTACGATTTGGCACCCCAGAGAAAAATGGTTATTGTGATGAGTGCTTTCTTAAGGTGAGAAGAGTGCAACCAAGTGCCCCAACTTTTAAAGGTAGTCAGCAACACAGTTCAAGATCCATGGAGCCGATTCCCCGGATGGTTGGTAATTTTGTACCATCTTCCTGTCCACTTAAAGACCCTGTGCAGGTGTGCCAGACTCAAAGTCCACCTTATGGGGCCAGAGTTAGACGCCATGATGCATATTCAGGAAATGCTGAAGATGATGTCCATGGTCGGAAATGCCGTGGAACCAACTGCAAACTATTTGGCACTCCTGAGACAAATGGGTACTGTTCTCGGTGCTTCCTGGAGAGCACAATACCTCAGTCAGGTCCTGCTTCAATTCCAG ACTTCCCATCAGAAGTGTCTTTTTTGTCCTTACCATCGGATCACTCATTACCAGAGCGATGCAGAGTAACTGGCTGCGATAATTTTGCAGCTTTTGACAGGCATGGACACTGCGACGATTGCTTCAAAAGGTTTTATCCAGAGGTTATTTATCGTGAAAAGTTTACTCAAAGACAAATATCTGAAATATCTGGAGGCAGTAATTGA
- the LOC140948904 gene encoding uncharacterized protein isoform X1 gives MAASFQPPSHLFERNISLNDLDLALNVREIVRKDVVVPAEATKHRHLGSSTSYSLVLPSFQNLEEEFRKFVFSFLVDGHILRELETARRLNWCGALCRMVTVNTLGDGNCLMHAASIGMWAVNDRYQTLRKTVYEALVEDVEGTRFYHGRWKSEEQRQILLNHIGGYERSEEQWSHEWEEVIRHISQTEFPYGPNGAQFGSLEEIHIFVLANILRRTIIVVSDETLRGHFGDSYAPINFGGVYLPLLWDSVDCVKSPLVIGYADGHFTAVVSIEDGKLDLDLENQVSPSVISPIHAVPLVKYDGTPLNVHFLYDDEVPLASDRLRQYLDCARVPFAVNPEEPRSHILVAKLHFVEQPTCIKDLIEGYFAKAREEYSRASRNRQLSPQFQPGTQQPALQIVRCQTEGCEFFGSTETGNRCSKCLNEHLRCLGTASEPRAHVPPGQIPTGQQPNPPTARASSLSMNLPPANSARCSTTGCKYTAVANRGGLCERCFEAERSAEELAASMNHVTLASAKPCANQKNGCEFYGLPQHHDLCSRCYRSFCVRMESTLGVSSPTGLPPPSPTATPANMCKTQGCPFPAVPALFDMCVECYTKCIHSFITSEGRSVGTAAKISPHLPPPPPPPQKKMSLPTGAGKKGVLCASPGCVNEGVFQYCDLCPECYQRKSGPSLQTRTNPVVVPTTSAASAANVSGTQPPVSTLSLSATVASVRHLPSASPRAGGHYCSNPTCLNEIVEQGKFVCSRCESWLASLPHVVPPASLQLLRRPVDVGATGGSTATSTPQAQQTPTNSSAFAFPVPTSSQEIRTSHQATAATGIVNSSTSAQGNKCINGCQKPPVEDTGLCEQCYLTALQFELNREPVRQPKRQQSVTPPITSSSQVEQRNINTLSSSARSAQPTATSAAAKKGASVTSMPCTSTGCLRFGTPEKNGYCDECFLKVRRVQPSAPTFKGSQQHSSRSMEPIPRMVGNFVPSSCPLKDPVQVCQTQSPPYGARVRRHDAYSGNAEDDVHGRKCRGTNCKLFGTPETNGYCSRCFLESTIPQSGPASIPDFPSEVSFLSLPSDHSLPERCRVTGCDNFAAFDRHGHCDDCFKRFYPEVIYREKFTQRQISEISGGSN, from the exons ATGGCTGCCAGTTTTCAACCTCCAAGCCATTTGTTTGAGCGCAACATCTCCCTCAATGATTTGGATTTAGCTTTGAACGTGCGAGAAATCGTACGAAAAGATGTCGTGGTACCGGCAGAGGCCACCAAGCACCGCCATCTCGGCTCTTCGACGAGCTACTCATTGGTTCTACCATCGTTTCAAAACTTAGAAGAGGAGTTTCGCAAGTTCGTGTTCAGCTTTCTCGTAGATGGCCACATTCTAAGGGAACTGGAGACGGCGAGAAGGCTGAATTGGTGCGGTGCATTATGTCGTATGGTGACTGTTAACACCCTGGGTGATGGGAATTGTTTAATGCATGCTGCCTCCATTGGTATGTGGGCTGTAAATGATCGTTATCAAACTCTGAGGAAAACTGTCTACGAAGCTCTTGTGGAGGACGTGGAAGGTACAA GGTTTTATCATGGCCGCTGGAAATCTGAGGAACAACGTCAGATTTTATTAAATCATATTGGTGGATATGAACGTTCAGAAGAACAGTGGAGTCATGAATGGGAGGAAGTTATACGGCATATCTCACAGACTGAATTTCCTTATGGTCCAAATGGTGCACAGTTTGGAAGCCTCGAAGAAATTCACATATTTGTGTTAGCCAATATTCTCCGTCGCACTATAATAGTAGTCTCAGATGAGACGCTTAGAGGGCACTTTGGAGATTCATATGCACCAATTAACTTTGGAGGTGTCTATTTACCCCTGCTTTGGGACTCTGTTGACTGTGTAAAAAGTCCATTGGTTATTGGCTATGCTGATGGCCATTTTACAGCAGTTGTGAGTATTGAAGATGGAAAATTGGATCTTGACCTTGAAAATCAGGTGTCTCCAAGTGTGATTAGCCCTATACATGCAGTACCGTTGGTGAAATATGATGGAACACCCTTAAATGTTCACTTCCTCTATGATGATGAGGTACCACTTGCTAGTGATCGTCTTCGTCAGTACTTAGATTGTGCCAGAGTACCATTTGCCGTCAACCCAGAGGAGCCGAGGTCTCACATTCTTGTTGCAAAATTACATTTTGTGGAACAGCCTACTTGCATAAAAGATCTCATTGAAGGATACTTTGCAAAGGCAAGAGAGGAATACAGTCGAGCTTCCAGGAACAGACAACTAAGTCCACAGTTTCAGCCAGGTACCCAACAGCCAGCCCTACAAATTGTTCGTTGCCAAACTGAGGGTTGTGAGTTCTTTGGTTCCACTGAAACTGGCAACCGCTGCTCCAAGTGTCTTAATGAGCATCTGAGGTGCTTAGGAACGGCATCAGAGCCAAGAGCTCATGTTCCGCCAGGACAGATTCCCACAGGGCAGCAGCCGAATCCTCCTACTGCAAGAGCGAGTTCACTGTCCATGAATCTCCCACCTGCAAATTCTGCCAGATGCAGCACCACTGGTTGCAAGTATACAGCGGTCGCCAACCGAGGTGGTCTTTGTGAAAGGTGCTTTGAAGCTGAGAGGAGTGCTGAAGAATTGGCAGCAAGTATGAATCATGTGACTTTGGCATCAGCAAAGCCCTGTGCTAATCAGAAGAATGGATGTGAGTTCTATGGATTACCGCAACATCATGACTTGTGTTCCAGATGCTACAGATCCTTCTGTGTTCGCATGGAGAGTACTTTGGGAGTGAGCTCACCAACTGGTTTACCACCTCCTAGCCCTACAGCAACACCAGCCAACATGTGCAAGACCCAGGGCTGCCCTTTTCCAGCTGTCCCTGCGCTTTTTGACATGTGTGTTGAATGTTATACTAAatgcattcattcattcatcacATCTGAAGGCAGATCGGTTGGAACAGCTGCAAAGATAAGTCCACATCttccaccacctccaccaccaccacagaAAAAGATGTCATTGCCTACAGGGGCAGGAAAGAAAGGTGTGTTGTGTGCTTCACCTGGCTGCGTCAATGAAGGAGTATTTCAGTATTGTGATTTGTGTCCAGAATGCTATCAGAGAAAGTCAGGTCCCTCTCTACAGACGAGGACCAATCCAGTTGTTGTTCCAACCACATCTGCTGCTTCAGCAGCTAATGTTTCAGGGACTCAACCTCCCGTGAGTACTTTGTCATTATCAGCAACAGTTGCTTCAGTGCGTCACCTCCCATCAGCATCACCAAGAGCTGGTGGGCATTACTGCTCTAACCCTACCTGCCTTAATGAAATAGTTGAACAAGGAAAATTTGTATGTTCAAGATGTGAAAGTTGGCTTGCTAGTTTGCCACATGTTGTTCCCCCTGCAAGTTTACAGCTGCTAAGGAGGCCAGTTGATGTGGGAGCCACAGGAGGTTCAACAGCCACAAGTACGCCCCAGGCCCAACAGACACCTACTAATTCTAGTGCTTTTGCATTTCCTGTACCAACTTCATCTCAGGAGATAAGAACCTCCCATCAGGCTACTGCAGCTACTGGAATTGTAAACTCATCCACATCAGCTCAAGGTAATAAATGCATCAATGGATGTCAGAAGCCACCAGTTGAAGACACTGGCCTGTGTGAGCAATGCTACCTTACTGCTCTTCAGTTTGAACTCAACAGAGAACCCGTACGACAGCCAAAAAGGCAGCAAAGTGTTACACCACCAATAACTTCTAGCAGTCAG GTGGAGCAAAGAAATATCAATACCCTATCCAGCTCTGCTAGAAGTGCTCAACCAACTGCGACATCAGCGGCGGCTAAAAAGGGGGCCTCAGTGACCTCAATGCCATGCACTTCAACCGGATGTCTACGATTTGGCACCCCAGAGAAAAATGGTTATTGTGATGAGTGCTTTCTTAAGGTGAGAAGAGTGCAACCAAGTGCCCCAACTTTTAAAGGTAGTCAGCAACACAGTTCAAGATCCATGGAGCCGATTCCCCGGATGGTTGGTAATTTTGTACCATCTTCCTGTCCACTTAAAGACCCTGTGCAGGTGTGCCAGACTCAAAGTCCACCTTATGGGGCCAGAGTTAGACGCCATGATGCATATTCAGGAAATGCTGAAGATGATGTCCATGGTCGGAAATGCCGTGGAACCAACTGCAAACTATTTGGCACTCCTGAGACAAATGGGTACTGTTCTCGGTGCTTCCTGGAGAGCACAATACCTCAGTCAGGTCCTGCTTCAATTCCAG ACTTCCCATCAGAAGTGTCTTTTTTGTCCTTACCATCGGATCACTCATTACCAGAGCGATGCAGAGTAACTGGCTGCGATAATTTTGCAGCTTTTGACAGGCATGGACACTGCGACGATTGCTTCAAAAGGTTTTATCCAGAGGTTATTTATCGTGAAAAGTTTACTCAAAGACAAATATCTGAAATATCTGGAGGCAGTAATTGA